The following coding sequences are from one Virgibacillus necropolis window:
- the trpA gene encoding tryptophan synthase subunit alpha → MSKSYIDQAFQEKLANNQKLFVPYIMAGDGGLENLNDRIDFLQSCGASAVELGIPFSDPVADGPTIQNAGLRALANGTNLAGVLETLANNKENRGIPIILMTYFNPIYTYGVERFANDCAEAGVDGVIIPDLPLEEEALIGGFLTEKSIAFVRLAALTSGEERLAEIAKRSEGFLYAVSVTGTTGAKASHSDTVKGFLQGLKKVSEIPVLAGFGVSNSDQAKELGGNCDGVIVGSKIVDLFHEGKTNEISELIKNSL, encoded by the coding sequence ATGAGTAAATCGTATATCGATCAGGCTTTTCAAGAAAAACTTGCTAACAATCAAAAACTATTTGTCCCCTATATTATGGCTGGTGATGGTGGACTCGAAAACTTAAATGATCGAATTGATTTCCTACAATCTTGTGGTGCTAGCGCTGTCGAACTAGGCATTCCATTTTCAGATCCTGTAGCAGATGGACCGACTATTCAGAATGCTGGCTTACGAGCGCTTGCTAACGGAACGAATTTAGCAGGAGTTCTTGAAACTCTAGCGAATAACAAAGAAAATAGAGGTATTCCTATTATTTTGATGACCTATTTTAATCCGATTTATACTTACGGGGTTGAGCGATTTGCAAATGACTGCGCGGAAGCTGGAGTTGATGGCGTGATCATACCGGATTTACCGCTTGAAGAAGAAGCATTAATTGGTGGATTTTTAACAGAAAAGTCTATTGCCTTTGTAAGACTAGCTGCATTAACTAGTGGTGAAGAACGACTTGCCGAAATAGCAAAGCGCTCAGAAGGATTTTTATACGCAGTATCCGTTACAGGAACAACCGGAGCTAAGGCATCGCACAGTGACACTGTGAAGGGCTTTTTACAGGGCTTAAAAAAAGTATCTGAGATTCCTGTTTTGGCTGGATTCGGTGTTTCAAATTCAGACCAGGCAAAAGAATTAGGTGGAAATTGTGATGGTGTTATTGTCGGTAGTAAGATTGTAGATTTATTCCATGAAGGGAAAACGAATGAAATTAGCGAGTTGATAAAGAATAGCTTGTAG
- a CDS encoding M4 family metallopeptidase produces the protein MTGTALALSLSLTGFAGAAGAAETSEKALQEMKSMTKSNFDVVWNKDKNAPTFVSGTLSGEPVKGVGEVKQYLNDKRELYKLDPAADLSFVEKSTDDLGMTHYEFVQSVDGVPVYGARFTVHTNERDIVTAVTGEVHPEAAKEIDSNMKADLPENAAIEHAWKSIGLTKKETKAMKKDKKVLKEASKLSNSIVKNTAEKAELVVYSQEGTSKLAYHVELQFIYPEPGNWQIFIDAKDGSVVDSYNAVTDAGAANGYGYGVLGDYKELDTYLSNGTYFLYNVTNPMKGVIETFTANNGTSLPGYRSADSNNAYTANSQGADVDAHAYADQVYDYFYDTFGRNSFDGNGSTIRSTVHYGSNYNNAFWNGQQMVYGDGDGSTFAPLSGALDIVAHELTHAVTDYSADLVYQDQPGALNESMSDVFSVFVEGEDYLLGEDVYTPGRSGDALRSLSNPPAYGQPGHMRDYVYTNSDNGGVHTNSGIPNKAGYNTINSIGVSKAQKIYYRALTVYLGPYSNFSDTRAALLQSTADYYGYGSEYNAVEDAWNNVGVY, from the coding sequence GGCTCTTCAGGAAATGAAGTCGATGACAAAGTCGAATTTTGATGTAGTTTGGAATAAGGACAAAAATGCGCCAACATTTGTTTCAGGAACGTTATCTGGAGAACCTGTAAAAGGTGTCGGGGAAGTAAAGCAATATTTAAACGATAAAAGGGAGCTTTACAAGTTAGACCCAGCTGCTGATCTTTCATTTGTTGAGAAATCGACAGACGATCTTGGCATGACGCATTATGAGTTTGTTCAATCCGTTGATGGCGTTCCGGTCTACGGTGCAAGGTTTACAGTTCATACGAATGAAAGAGACATCGTTACTGCTGTTACGGGTGAGGTTCACCCTGAGGCTGCTAAAGAAATAGACAGTAATATGAAAGCGGACTTGCCTGAAAATGCTGCAATTGAACATGCATGGAAATCGATTGGGTTGACTAAAAAAGAAACTAAAGCAATGAAGAAAGACAAGAAAGTATTAAAAGAAGCTAGTAAACTATCAAATTCAATCGTGAAAAACACGGCAGAAAAAGCAGAACTAGTGGTTTATTCGCAGGAAGGTACTAGTAAACTAGCTTATCATGTTGAACTTCAATTCATTTACCCTGAACCAGGGAATTGGCAGATTTTCATTGATGCAAAAGATGGTTCAGTGGTTGACTCGTACAACGCAGTAACGGATGCAGGCGCAGCAAATGGTTACGGATACGGGGTGCTTGGTGATTATAAAGAACTGGATACCTATTTATCAAACGGAACTTATTTTTTATATAATGTAACCAATCCAATGAAAGGTGTCATTGAAACGTTTACGGCGAACAATGGGACAAGCTTACCTGGCTATCGTTCAGCTGACAGCAATAATGCCTATACCGCAAATTCTCAAGGGGCAGACGTAGATGCTCATGCTTATGCAGATCAAGTGTATGACTACTTTTATGATACTTTCGGGCGCAATAGCTTTGATGGAAACGGGTCTACCATAAGATCAACGGTACACTATGGTTCCAACTACAACAACGCATTCTGGAATGGACAACAAATGGTTTATGGTGATGGTGACGGATCTACATTCGCACCACTTTCAGGAGCACTTGATATCGTGGCCCATGAGTTAACTCATGCGGTCACCGATTATTCAGCAGATCTTGTTTACCAGGATCAACCTGGTGCATTAAACGAGTCTATGTCAGACGTATTTTCCGTGTTTGTTGAAGGAGAGGACTACCTACTTGGAGAAGATGTGTACACACCTGGAAGATCAGGCGATGCACTAAGAAGTCTTTCCAACCCACCAGCTTACGGGCAGCCTGGTCATATGAGGGATTACGTTTATACGAATTCCGACAATGGCGGTGTTCACACGAACAGTGGAATACCGAATAAGGCTGGGTACAACACAATTAACAGTATAGGTGTATCTAAAGCACAAAAAATCTATTATCGTGCACTTACCGTTTACTTAGGACCATACAGCAATTTTAGCGACACACGTGCAGCATTGCTTCAATCTACAGCTGACTACTATGGTTATGGTTCAGAATACAATGCTGTGGAGGATGCTTGGAATAATGTAGGGGTATACTAG
- a CDS encoding BsuPI-related putative proteinase inhibitor — protein sequence MPFIRLSLFLILIMVLAACNQQEQNNEASDKSNENQGNINENGDSSVSSGGIVAGELEATLQVERDHAIFKIKNQTEQVKELILTGKTSYEYVITNEDGETIFQKAQSKAQYEQKHPITLKQAEEVEFKLQIPKKLQQGTYSLTAILHTEPVLKAKTTFTIEKN from the coding sequence ATGCCCTTTATCCGACTGTCGTTATTTTTAATCCTTATAATGGTATTAGCTGCTTGCAACCAACAAGAGCAGAATAACGAAGCCAGTGACAAATCTAACGAGAACCAGGGAAACATAAACGAGAATGGTGATTCCTCTGTCAGTAGTGGAGGCATTGTTGCAGGTGAATTGGAAGCGACACTTCAGGTTGAAAGAGACCACGCGATTTTTAAGATAAAAAATCAAACAGAACAGGTAAAGGAACTAATTTTAACAGGTAAAACATCGTATGAATACGTCATCACCAATGAAGATGGGGAGACAATCTTCCAAAAGGCACAAAGTAAAGCCCAGTACGAACAGAAGCATCCGATCACATTAAAACAAGCGGAAGAGGTCGAATTTAAACTGCAGATACCAAAAAAATTGCAGCAGGGTACGTATTCCTTAACAGCTATATTGCATACTGAACCCGTGTTGAAAGCAAAAACGACATTTACGATTGAAAAAAATTAA
- the trpB gene encoding tryptophan synthase subunit beta — protein MATYSMPDKTGRYGSFGGRFVPELLMPALIELEKAYEDAMQDPSFIEEVNYYLKDYVGRETPIYYAENLTKMLGGPKIFLKREDLNHTGAHKINNTVGQALLTLRMGKKKVVAETGAGQHGVATATVCALLGLECVVFMGEEDIRRQKLNVFRMELLGARVESVSQGSGTLKDAVNEALRYWVSHVDDTHYILGSVVGPHPFPKIVRDLQSVIGDETKKQILDQTSKLPDAVIACVGGGSNAMGMFYPFIQDESVALYGVEAGGSGIETNKHAATLTAGKIGVLHGTMSHLLQDDHGQIEEAHSISAGLDYPGVGPEHSHLHETSRVTYTSITDQEALEAFQVLSKKEGIIPALESAHAVAFAMKHAKSMNEDQSLVICLSGRGDKDVDQVKEALEGNDNE, from the coding sequence ATGGCGACCTATTCAATGCCTGATAAAACTGGACGTTACGGTAGCTTTGGAGGAAGATTTGTTCCAGAACTATTGATGCCTGCACTAATTGAACTTGAGAAGGCATATGAGGACGCAATGCAGGATCCTAGTTTTATAGAAGAAGTGAACTACTATCTAAAAGACTATGTCGGACGGGAAACCCCTATTTACTACGCTGAAAACTTAACCAAAATGCTTGGCGGACCAAAGATATTTTTGAAAAGAGAAGATTTAAATCATACTGGTGCCCACAAAATAAATAATACAGTTGGGCAAGCCTTGTTGACGCTTCGCATGGGCAAGAAAAAAGTGGTTGCCGAAACAGGAGCTGGCCAGCACGGTGTTGCCACAGCTACGGTTTGCGCGCTTTTAGGATTAGAGTGTGTCGTGTTCATGGGCGAAGAGGATATCCGCAGACAGAAGCTAAACGTTTTCCGGATGGAGCTCTTAGGTGCCCGAGTTGAAAGTGTCTCACAGGGAAGCGGAACACTAAAAGATGCGGTAAATGAAGCATTGCGTTACTGGGTCAGTCATGTTGATGACACGCATTATATTTTAGGATCTGTTGTAGGACCACATCCATTCCCAAAAATTGTTCGGGATCTTCAATCAGTTATTGGTGACGAAACCAAGAAACAAATACTCGATCAAACTAGCAAACTACCAGACGCTGTTATTGCCTGCGTTGGTGGCGGTAGTAATGCGATGGGTATGTTTTATCCATTTATTCAAGATGAATCGGTTGCATTATACGGCGTGGAAGCTGGTGGTTCAGGTATCGAAACCAACAAACATGCTGCAACCTTAACAGCTGGAAAAATTGGTGTCTTGCATGGAACCATGTCACATTTACTGCAGGATGATCACGGGCAAATTGAGGAAGCTCATTCGATCTCAGCAGGACTTGATTACCCTGGTGTAGGTCCAGAGCATAGTCATTTACACGAAACGTCTCGTGTTACGTACACGTCCATAACAGATCAAGAAGCGTTAGAGGCCTTTCAGGTATTATCAAAAAAAGAAGGTATTATTCCAGCATTAGAAAGCGCACATGCGGTCGCGTTTGCTATGAAACATGCTAAATCAATGAATGAGGACCAATCATTAGTAATTTGTTTATCTGGTCGTGGGGACAAAGATGTAGATCAGGTTAAAGAAGCATTGGAGGGAAATGACAATGAGTAA
- a CDS encoding GyrI-like domain-containing protein — translation MFESVGAMPDAIPKTWDRIFSEWFPSTGYEHADGPELEVYSTKGDTSSEDYRCEVWIPIVKK, via the coding sequence GTGTTCGAATCGGTTGGAGCAATGCCTGACGCAATTCCAAAAACATGGGATCGGATATTTTCCGAATGGTTCCCATCAACAGGCTATGAGCATGCTGATGGACCTGAGCTAGAAGTATATTCAACGAAAGGTGATACTAGCTCTGAAGATTATCGCTGTGAAGTTTGGATTCCGATTGTGAAGAAATAA
- a CDS encoding phosphoribosylanthranilate isomerase: MLVKTCGIMTKEAADTAVQTGADFIGFVFAPSKRYMTADQAAEIAKTIPQSVKKVGVFVNETAESITSIAEKVGLDYIQLHGDEPADFAEQLPYSIIKAFPATPDSFAQIKDYPCDYYLIDSPFGSNRGGNGTMFDWAILKELNLDTNKLILAGGLTPENVQQAISLTEPIGVDVSSGIETNGSKDLSKIKNFIVKAKG, from the coding sequence ATGCTCGTTAAAACGTGCGGAATTATGACGAAGGAAGCGGCGGATACGGCAGTCCAGACAGGGGCAGATTTTATCGGCTTTGTTTTTGCCCCTAGCAAGCGATACATGACAGCCGACCAGGCCGCGGAAATTGCTAAAACAATACCCCAATCTGTTAAGAAGGTAGGAGTTTTTGTAAACGAAACGGCGGAATCAATCACATCCATTGCGGAAAAAGTAGGATTAGATTACATCCAACTTCATGGAGATGAACCAGCGGATTTTGCTGAGCAACTGCCCTATTCTATTATCAAAGCATTTCCAGCAACACCAGATAGTTTTGCCCAAATAAAAGACTATCCGTGTGACTACTATTTAATTGACAGTCCCTTTGGTAGCAATCGTGGCGGCAATGGCACAATGTTTGATTGGGCCATTTTAAAGGAATTAAATTTGGATACGAATAAATTAATTTTAGCTGGTGGGCTTACACCTGAAAATGTTCAACAAGCTATCAGCCTGACGGAGCCAATTGGTGTCGATGTTTCAAGTGGTATAGAAACAAACGGTAGTAAAGACCTTAGCAAAATCAAAAATTTTATTGTAAAAGCGAAAGGATGA
- a CDS encoding S66 family peptidase codes for MITYPLLQKCGTVGVTAPSSGVELELHDMFKQAVSRSEERGYPVICGETVWTQDRAKSAPAETRAKEFNRMMQDNSVDVIIPPWGGELLIEIIDMLDFESFKNKWILGYSDTSVLLLATTLKTGMATAHGTNFVDLRGEYSDTTTVMWEEVLATKEGESVIQYSSDKFQEKWDHEHPSPEVFHLTEKTTLKTLSDENVTLKGRLLGGCIDVISHLIGTPYGNIDEYQKEFIHNEPILWYFENCNLATTNLRRTLVQMRLAGWFDNCSGIMFGRSSANDTVENYDIKDVYNDLEQDLKVPIIYDIDCGHVPPQMTLINGAYAEVEVKDGKGKIEQWFN; via the coding sequence ATGATTACGTATCCATTGTTACAAAAGTGTGGAACAGTAGGAGTTACCGCACCGTCGTCAGGTGTGGAACTTGAGTTGCATGATATGTTTAAACAAGCGGTCAGTCGAAGCGAGGAAAGAGGATATCCGGTAATCTGCGGGGAAACCGTGTGGACACAAGATAGGGCAAAATCAGCTCCCGCTGAAACACGAGCAAAAGAATTTAATCGCATGATGCAAGACAATAGTGTAGACGTTATTATCCCTCCATGGGGCGGGGAGCTTCTCATCGAAATAATTGATATGCTAGATTTTGAGTCTTTTAAGAATAAGTGGATTCTTGGCTATTCAGATACAAGTGTTTTACTGCTTGCCACTACATTGAAAACTGGAATGGCGACAGCACATGGAACTAATTTTGTAGATCTACGTGGCGAATATTCAGATACGACAACCGTAATGTGGGAGGAAGTTTTGGCCACGAAAGAAGGAGAGTCGGTCATCCAATATTCATCAGATAAATTTCAAGAAAAGTGGGATCATGAGCATCCATCTCCTGAAGTATTTCATTTAACCGAGAAAACTACGTTGAAAACTTTATCAGACGAAAACGTAACACTAAAAGGTAGATTGCTAGGAGGATGTATTGATGTTATTAGTCATTTGATTGGAACCCCTTATGGTAATATCGATGAGTACCAGAAAGAATTTATCCATAATGAGCCTATTTTATGGTATTTCGAAAACTGTAATTTAGCGACAACTAACTTACGGAGAACGCTTGTCCAAATGAGGTTAGCGGGCTGGTTTGATAATTGTTCTGGTATCATGTTCGGTAGAAGTAGTGCCAATGATACGGTAGAGAACTATGATATAAAAGATGTATATAATGATTTAGAACAAGACTTAAAGGTACCAATTATATATGACATTGATTGTGGTCACGTCCCACCACAAATGACGCTTATTAATGGTGCCTATGCTGAAGTCGAAGTGAAAGATGGAAAAGGCAAAATAGAACAGTGGTTTAACTAA